One genomic window of Clostridium taeniosporum includes the following:
- a CDS encoding competence/damage-inducible protein A — protein sequence MKVEIVSIGTEILLGDIVNTNSQYLSKELALLGLDVYNQQVVGDNEERIMEAFELAFSRSDIVITTGGLGPTDDDMTKEVASKYFDRELVEDKYSREKIEDYFKSMGKSMPKNNLKQALYPKDSIVVENNNGTAPGIIIEAKGKVMIIMPGPPNEIKPMFEENIKSYLGNKTNAVLYSKVVKIIGIGESSVAEKIKDIIDNQTNPTVAPYAKNGEVELRLTAKANDKAEGLRLIEPVLNDIRERLKENIYSISNETIEEVLGKTLINKNLTLASAESCTGGLIASTLISYPGISEVFMEGAVTYSNNAKIRRLGVRKDTLDSYGAVSEQVAIEMAKGICKTAGTDIGISTTGIAGPGGGTPEKPVGLVYIGICINGKAYAKRYLFKGNRSKVRKLTTICALDMIRREVENIS from the coding sequence ATGAAAGTTGAAATAGTATCAATAGGAACAGAAATATTATTAGGTGATATTGTGAATACTAATTCTCAATATTTATCTAAGGAGTTAGCTTTGCTAGGGCTTGATGTATATAATCAACAAGTTGTTGGTGACAATGAAGAAAGAATTATGGAAGCATTTGAACTAGCATTTAGTAGAAGTGATATAGTTATAACAACAGGAGGTCTTGGGCCTACAGATGATGATATGACTAAAGAAGTCGCTTCAAAATATTTTGATAGAGAATTAGTAGAAGATAAATATTCAAGAGAAAAAATTGAAGATTATTTTAAATCAATGGGTAAAAGCATGCCTAAAAATAATTTAAAACAGGCTTTATATCCAAAAGATTCGATTGTAGTTGAAAATAATAATGGAACAGCACCAGGAATTATTATAGAAGCTAAAGGTAAAGTAATGATTATTATGCCAGGTCCTCCTAATGAAATTAAACCTATGTTTGAGGAGAATATAAAATCTTATTTAGGTAATAAGACTAATGCAGTCTTATATTCTAAAGTAGTAAAAATAATAGGAATAGGAGAAAGTTCTGTAGCAGAAAAAATAAAGGATATAATAGATAATCAAACTAATCCAACAGTGGCACCTTATGCAAAAAATGGAGAAGTAGAGTTAAGATTAACTGCTAAAGCAAATGATAAAGCTGAAGGATTAAGATTAATAGAACCAGTATTAAATGATATAAGGGAAAGATTAAAAGAAAATATATATTCCATTAGTAATGAGACAATAGAAGAAGTATTGGGAAAAACTTTAATAAATAAGAATTTAACTTTAGCAAGTGCTGAATCATGTACTGGGGGATTAATAGCTAGTACATTAATTTCGTATCCAGGAATATCAGAAGTTTTTATGGAAGGTGCAGTAACATATTCTAATAATGCCAAAATAAGAAGATTAGGAGTTAGAAAAGATACTTTAGATAGTTATGGAGCAGTAAGTGAACAAGTAGCAATTGAAATGGCAAAAGGAATCTGTAAAACTGCAGGAACTGATATAGGGATATCTACAACTGGAATTGCTGGACCAGGTGGTGGAACGCCAGAAAAACCAGTAGGATTAGTTTATATAGGAATATGTATAAATGGTAAGGCATATGCTAAAAGGTATTTATTTAAGGGAAATAGATCAAAAGTAAGAAAACTAACAACTATATGTGCTTTAGATATGATTAGAAGAGAAGTAGAAAACATATCTTAA
- a CDS encoding histidine phosphatase family protein → MMTLFLTRHGETEWNIDRKLQGSQDSPLTERGLRQARSLRDRLKNEKIDVIYSSPTKRALDTAKIIAEANNTPIVTCDEFKEIGFGEYEGKYIKDLPIIGENNFLEEMFCGNHEIKGTNGETLLDVKNRSFKMLESILEKESDKNILIVTHGMALKVIMSYFTEFECELKGVYGQASLTKIVRDKDKFNILFKNDRSHTENL, encoded by the coding sequence ATGATGACATTATTTTTAACTAGACATGGAGAAACTGAATGGAATATAGATAGAAAGCTTCAAGGAAGTCAAGATTCACCTTTAACAGAAAGAGGATTGAGACAAGCTAGGAGTTTAAGAGATAGATTAAAAAATGAAAAAATAGATGTAATATATTCAAGTCCAACTAAAAGAGCTTTAGATACAGCCAAAATTATAGCAGAAGCTAATAATACACCAATAGTAACTTGTGATGAATTTAAAGAAATTGGATTTGGAGAATACGAAGGAAAGTATATAAAAGATCTACCAATAATAGGTGAAAATAATTTTTTAGAAGAAATGTTTTGTGGAAATCATGAAATAAAAGGTACAAATGGAGAGACACTTTTGGATGTAAAGAACAGAAGTTTTAAGATGTTAGAATCAATTTTAGAGAAAGAAAGTGATAAAAATATTTTAATAGTTACTCATGGAATGGCTTTAAAAGTTATAATGAGTTACTTTACAGAATTTGAGTGTGAACTTAAGGGTGTATATGGTCAAGCTTCATTGACTAAAATAGTAAGAGATAAAGATAAATTTAACATTCTATTTAAAAATGATAGAAGTCATACAGAAAATCTTTAA
- a CDS encoding ROK family protein, which translates to MQKFVVGVDLGGTKISAALSNLNGEVISQTTVPTNAHEGEIPVLNRIIDSVDKVIKDGGVTYKDVKSIGIGSPGPLDAEKGVIIYTPNLPFKNFNLVDPLNKKFEVPVFLDNDANVATIGEFMFGAGRGAKNVLFFTVSTGVGGGAVLDGKIYRGHTSNALEIGHMTVNPDGPRCNCGNIGCVEAISSGTAIGKRGQEAVNSKVETSLRKYEKITSYEVFVEAAAGDEVCKEIVDNALNYLGIAVANAVSIFDPEVIIIGGGVSKAGDIVFDTVRKVVDKRCFKSMAESVKVVPAGLGTDAGVIGAVALALLETKED; encoded by the coding sequence ATGCAAAAATTTGTAGTAGGAGTTGACTTAGGAGGAACTAAAATAAGTGCAGCTTTATCAAATTTAAATGGTGAAGTTATTAGCCAAACAACAGTTCCAACTAATGCACATGAGGGAGAAATTCCTGTATTAAATAGAATAATAGATTCGGTAGATAAGGTAATAAAAGATGGTGGAGTTACTTATAAGGATGTAAAATCAATAGGAATTGGTTCACCAGGACCACTTGATGCAGAAAAAGGGGTAATAATATATACACCTAATCTTCCGTTTAAAAATTTTAACTTAGTAGATCCACTAAATAAGAAGTTTGAAGTACCAGTATTTCTAGATAATGATGCAAACGTTGCTACTATTGGAGAATTTATGTTTGGTGCAGGAAGAGGTGCTAAAAACGTATTATTCTTTACAGTAAGCACAGGCGTAGGCGGCGGAGCCGTATTAGATGGAAAGATATACAGAGGTCATACATCAAATGCTTTAGAAATTGGTCATATGACTGTAAATCCTGATGGTCCAAGATGTAATTGTGGAAATATTGGTTGTGTAGAAGCGATATCATCAGGAACAGCTATTGGTAAAAGAGGACAAGAAGCTGTTAATAGTAAAGTTGAAACATCATTAAGAAAATATGAAAAAATAACTTCATATGAAGTATTTGTAGAAGCAGCTGCTGGAGATGAAGTATGTAAGGAAATCGTAGATAATGCATTAAACTATTTAGGAATTGCTGTAGCTAATGCAGTTTCAATCTTTGATCCAGAAGTTATAATTATTGGTGGAGGAGTTTCAAAGGCTGGAGATATCGTATTTGATACAGTAAGAAAAGTTGTAGATAAGAGATGCTTTAAGTCAATGGCAGAATCAGTTAAAGTTGTACCAGCGGGACTTGGTACAGATGCAGGTGTTATTGGTGCAGTAGCATTAGCATTACTTGAAACTAAAGAAGATTAA
- the fusA gene encoding elongation factor G, which yields MRGYNIKNLRNIGLMGHSGTGKTSLVEAILYNSNIIDRLGNIEDGTTTLDYDDEEKKRKLTISLSIAPIEVNDVKINFVDTPGYYDFEGECIEGMRAVDVGMIVVSGVSGIKVGTEKAWKYCNKIKLPRTFFINKLDRENSNFDKVLQSLKDKFGISVVPIQYPIGSEEDFEGVVNIITNEAKVYNPKTKKTEIVDIPENLKEKVQQCKEMLIESIAETDEELLEKYFSEGTLSGEDLYKGLINGCANGEIAPVMCGSSLKVIGIDTLLENIIQCFPSPEYAISQKALNIETNEEEFITIDENKPFSALVFKTISDPFVGKISFFRVMTGAATEDINVLNSNKNKIEKFSHMYFIRGKNQIPTKKIIAGDIGAISKLQYTNTGDTLCDSNFKIVYDKMNVPVPVISMAVIPKTKGDEEKISQALAKLKDEDLVFDITRDNESSEIIISGLGETHIDIIASKIKNKFGVDVLLKEPRIPYKETIKSSADVRGKHKKQSGGHGQYGDVVIKFEPRNDGETDLEFVDKIVGGAVPRNFIPAVEKGLKECIEHGVLAKCPVIGLKATLHDGSYHPVDSSEMAFKVAASIAYKKGLEQAKPILLEPIMKVQVTVPDEYTGDIMGDINKKRGRIIGMNPIDSSQEITAEIPLSEITRYVTELRSITHGSGSFKKEFLRYEEVPEAEASKIIEKLNLDNK from the coding sequence ATGAGAGGTTATAATATTAAAAACTTAAGAAATATAGGATTAATGGGTCATAGCGGTACAGGAAAGACTTCTTTGGTTGAAGCCATTTTATACAATTCTAATATAATTGATAGATTAGGAAATATAGAAGATGGAACAACTACTTTAGATTACGATGATGAGGAGAAAAAAAGAAAATTAACAATTTCACTTTCTATAGCACCAATTGAAGTAAATGATGTGAAAATAAATTTTGTAGATACTCCTGGATATTACGACTTTGAAGGTGAATGCATAGAAGGTATGAGAGCTGTAGATGTTGGAATGATAGTTGTTAGTGGAGTATCTGGAATAAAAGTAGGAACAGAAAAGGCTTGGAAATATTGTAACAAGATAAAATTACCAAGGACATTTTTTATAAATAAGTTAGATAGAGAAAATTCTAATTTTGATAAGGTATTACAATCACTTAAAGATAAGTTTGGTATAAGTGTAGTTCCAATTCAATATCCAATTGGTTCTGAAGAAGATTTTGAAGGTGTAGTTAATATTATTACAAATGAGGCTAAGGTATACAATCCTAAAACTAAGAAAACTGAAATAGTAGATATACCAGAAAATTTAAAAGAAAAAGTACAACAATGTAAAGAAATGCTTATAGAATCAATTGCTGAAACTGATGAAGAATTACTTGAGAAGTATTTTAGTGAAGGTACATTAAGTGGTGAAGATTTATATAAAGGATTAATAAATGGATGTGCAAATGGTGAGATTGCTCCAGTAATGTGTGGTAGTTCATTAAAAGTAATAGGTATTGATACTTTGCTTGAGAACATAATACAATGTTTTCCATCACCAGAATATGCAATTTCACAAAAGGCTTTAAATATTGAAACTAATGAAGAAGAATTTATAACTATTGATGAGAATAAACCGTTTTCTGCTTTGGTGTTTAAAACAATTTCTGATCCTTTTGTTGGTAAGATATCATTCTTTAGAGTTATGACTGGAGCAGCAACGGAAGATATTAATGTATTGAATAGCAATAAAAATAAGATAGAAAAATTCTCACACATGTATTTTATCAGAGGTAAAAATCAAATTCCAACTAAAAAAATTATAGCAGGAGATATAGGAGCTATATCGAAATTACAATATACAAATACAGGTGACACTTTATGCGATAGTAACTTTAAAATAGTATATGACAAGATGAATGTACCTGTTCCAGTTATTTCTATGGCTGTAATCCCTAAAACTAAAGGAGACGAAGAAAAAATATCACAAGCATTGGCTAAATTGAAAGATGAAGATTTGGTTTTTGATATAACTAGGGATAATGAAAGTTCAGAAATAATAATATCAGGTCTTGGTGAAACACATATAGATATAATTGCAAGCAAAATTAAAAATAAATTTGGTGTTGATGTTTTATTAAAGGAACCTAGAATTCCATATAAAGAAACTATAAAATCATCAGCTGATGTTAGAGGAAAGCATAAAAAGCAATCAGGTGGCCATGGACAATATGGAGATGTTGTAATAAAGTTTGAACCTAGAAATGATGGGGAAACAGACTTAGAATTTGTGGACAAGATAGTTGGAGGAGCTGTACCTAGAAACTTTATACCAGCAGTAGAAAAGGGATTAAAAGAATGTATAGAACATGGAGTTCTTGCCAAATGTCCTGTAATAGGTCTTAAAGCTACATTACATGATGGATCGTATCATCCAGTAGATTCATCAGAAATGGCATTTAAAGTTGCAGCATCAATAGCATATAAAAAAGGTCTAGAACAAGCTAAGCCAATATTGTTAGAACCTATAATGAAAGTACAAGTAACAGTTCCTGATGAATATACAGGTGATATTATGGGGGATATAAATAAAAAGAGGGGGAGGATCATAGGCATGAATCCAATAGATTCTTCTCAAGAAATAACTGCAGAAATTCCTCTTTCAGAAATAACTAGATATGTAACTGAACTAAGGTCTATTACTCATGGAAGTGGAAGTTTTAAGAAAGAATTCTTAAGATATGAAGAAGTACCAGAAGCAGAAGCAAGTAAGATAATAGAAAAACTGAATTTGGATAATAAGTAA
- a CDS encoding LTA synthase family protein — MKKLNSKKLFSDKVTMLKIFTIVTMLIKTILFISILNTDTADKILMNTLSFKFSIVYLAFILFIYSFGYLFSKNKQTIFYIIINSLYSLLLIADLSYFRPNRDLLGLKNIFFQGTFNPLYHSFINLKLIDIIFVIDIILLWFIKNKIKNNNKISFKNFFITIIISIFIIISSYICIDVYKLGDFGDSIIFNQWTTLAEVKVPGPIGYHIVEGIRATDKYFNEKPSNNDKNEIENWLKFNKEKIQDNEYKGLFKGKNVIFLQIESLENFVINKKTNGKEITPFLNKLASEGLYFNNFYEQNNAGNSIDCDFMVNTSIYPLGDKITALNYGENVYPNSLPRILEKEGYHTISSHAELPNSFNWTELHRNSFGVNELWTVNDYVYEESVGYGLADKSFLRQTAEKLKKVKQPFFIQLPTLSNHGPFDLPEKYRQLDLPDEVNNSYLGGYFESVLYTDNQLEMFCNKLDKAGLLDNTVLVIYGDHTGVHKYYNEDIKDIDYENNWWDKVDHKIPLIIYSKDLKHKIINKAGGQTDLMPTICYLLGVNDDLYRNSSMGRILVNTNRNAITIKGNNMVGNVRPLDEEHVSKAYEIGEKIIKTNYFNNN; from the coding sequence ATGAAAAAATTAAATTCCAAAAAATTATTTTCTGATAAAGTAACGATGTTAAAAATTTTCACCATTGTTACTATGTTAATAAAAACTATTCTTTTTATATCTATTCTCAATACAGATACTGCTGATAAAATATTAATGAATACTTTAAGCTTTAAGTTTTCTATTGTTTATTTAGCTTTTATTCTTTTTATTTATTCATTTGGTTATTTATTTTCAAAAAATAAACAAACTATTTTTTATATAATTATAAATTCACTATATTCATTATTATTGATTGCAGATCTATCCTATTTTAGACCTAATAGAGATTTATTAGGATTAAAAAATATTTTTTTCCAAGGTACTTTTAATCCTTTATACCACTCATTTATAAATCTTAAGTTAATCGATATTATATTTGTTATAGATATAATATTACTTTGGTTTATTAAAAATAAAATTAAAAATAATAATAAAATAAGTTTTAAAAATTTCTTTATTACAATTATAATTTCAATATTTATAATTATAAGTTCTTACATATGTATTGATGTCTATAAATTAGGTGACTTTGGAGATAGTATAATTTTTAATCAATGGACAACCTTAGCAGAAGTTAAAGTTCCCGGTCCTATTGGATACCATATAGTAGAAGGTATTAGAGCAACTGACAAATACTTTAACGAAAAACCTTCTAATAATGATAAAAATGAAATTGAAAATTGGTTAAAATTTAATAAAGAAAAAATTCAAGATAATGAATATAAAGGATTGTTTAAAGGTAAAAATGTAATATTTCTTCAAATAGAGTCTTTAGAGAATTTCGTTATAAATAAAAAAACAAATGGAAAAGAAATAACACCATTTTTAAATAAACTAGCTAGTGAAGGGCTATATTTCAATAATTTCTATGAACAAAATAATGCTGGTAATAGTATTGATTGTGATTTTATGGTTAATACTTCTATATATCCTTTAGGTGATAAGATAACAGCTTTGAATTATGGAGAAAATGTTTATCCTAATTCATTACCAAGAATTCTAGAAAAAGAAGGTTATCACACAATATCATCTCATGCTGAATTACCTAATTCATTTAATTGGACTGAACTTCATAGAAATAGTTTTGGAGTCAATGAACTTTGGACTGTAAATGATTATGTGTATGAAGAAAGCGTTGGATATGGATTAGCGGATAAAAGTTTTCTAAGACAAACTGCTGAAAAACTTAAAAAAGTTAAACAACCATTTTTTATTCAATTACCTACATTATCTAATCATGGTCCTTTTGATTTACCAGAAAAATATAGACAATTAGATTTACCTGATGAAGTTAATAATAGTTATCTAGGGGGATATTTTGAAAGTGTATTATATACTGATAACCAATTAGAAATGTTTTGCAATAAACTAGATAAAGCTGGATTACTTGATAATACTGTTTTAGTTATATATGGTGATCATACTGGAGTCCATAAATACTATAATGAAGACATTAAAGATATTGATTACGAAAATAATTGGTGGGATAAAGTAGATCATAAAATTCCATTAATAATATATTCTAAAGATTTAAAACATAAAATTATAAATAAAGCAGGTGGTCAAACAGATCTTATGCCAACTATATGTTATTTATTAGGTGTTAATGATGATTTATACAGAAATTCAAGTATGGGAAGGATCCTAGTTAATACTAATAGAAATGCCATAACTATAAAAGGAAATAATATGGTTGGAAATGTTAGACCTTTAGATGAAGAACATGTTTCAAAAGCTTATGAAATAGGAGAAAAAATAATAAAAACTAATTACTTCAATAATAACTAA
- a CDS encoding LTA synthase family protein, whose protein sequence is MKKKLKSIIKSNWLFVFMVIILQLKSMILLSMLRTPNSSSISLSNTYFTPPVIWAHLAIIVLICSPIFLFKNKDQLKATLVIDILITIIFVADIWYYRANGTFLSIRHLMHTEIFNPIKKNLFNFRLVDLAFFIDFIILLIANKLIKIKKEENERKLSFRIAKSISIFLLSTFTIGLGHYYVDIKHMIPGKRLFSLSWAPFQTFSDMSPLGYHGFDINFYKDKNKSLTSNDIATIKNWFNDNKENLPDNKYKGLLEGKNLIALQVESLENFVINQKVYGQEITPNLNKLISNSLYFDNIYEQNNSGTSSDADLLVNTSILPIRQNTTVFSYPWDKYNSLQHLLSTKGYTTISTHAELPGSWNWAEMHKSFGADKILDIGMYTQDEIIGLGLSDESYLKQISEKLKNESQPFYAFMTTLTSHGPFEMPDNKKYLDLPKELDEDMLGAYFQSVRYTDEAIGKFLDALEKNNQLDNTVVMIYGDHCGVHKFYEEDIKNSPLEGNWWKDNHKNIPYIIYSKDLKPEVISKAGGQSDFLPTISYLLGINRNEFENSSMGRVLVNTERNTTILNSGNIIGTPKDESELNHLKNSFKIADTIIEKNYFKNYN, encoded by the coding sequence ATGAAGAAAAAATTAAAAAGCATTATTAAAAGTAATTGGTTATTTGTATTTATGGTAATTATCCTTCAACTAAAATCCATGATATTACTATCTATGCTAAGAACACCAAATTCATCAAGTATAAGTTTAAGTAATACTTATTTTACACCACCTGTAATATGGGCACATTTAGCCATAATAGTATTAATATGTAGTCCCATATTTCTTTTTAAAAATAAAGATCAATTAAAAGCTACTTTAGTAATAGATATTTTGATTACAATTATATTTGTAGCAGATATATGGTACTACCGAGCTAATGGAACCTTTTTATCTATTAGACATTTAATGCATACCGAAATATTTAATCCAATTAAAAAGAATTTATTTAATTTTAGATTGGTAGATTTAGCATTTTTTATTGATTTTATTATATTACTTATTGCAAATAAATTAATTAAAATAAAAAAAGAAGAAAATGAAAGAAAGTTATCTTTTAGAATAGCAAAATCTATATCAATTTTCTTATTAAGCACATTTACTATAGGTTTAGGACATTATTATGTAGATATTAAACACATGATACCAGGAAAAAGATTATTCAGCTTATCTTGGGCACCATTTCAAACATTTAGTGACATGAGTCCCTTAGGATATCATGGATTTGATATTAATTTTTATAAAGATAAAAATAAATCTTTAACTTCTAATGACATAGCTACTATAAAAAATTGGTTTAATGATAATAAAGAGAATCTTCCAGATAATAAATATAAAGGTCTACTTGAAGGTAAAAATTTAATTGCTTTGCAGGTAGAATCCTTAGAAAATTTTGTTATAAACCAAAAAGTATATGGACAAGAAATAACACCTAATTTAAATAAATTAATATCAAATAGTTTATACTTTGATAATATATATGAACAAAACAATTCTGGTACAAGCTCAGATGCAGATTTATTAGTTAATACATCCATATTACCAATAAGACAAAATACAACTGTATTTTCCTATCCTTGGGATAAATATAACTCATTACAGCATTTATTAAGTACTAAAGGATATACTACTATTTCTACACATGCTGAATTACCAGGTAGTTGGAATTGGGCAGAGATGCATAAATCTTTTGGAGCAGATAAAATATTGGATATAGGAATGTACACTCAAGATGAGATAATAGGCTTAGGACTATCTGATGAATCTTATTTAAAACAAATATCAGAAAAGTTAAAAAATGAAAGTCAACCTTTTTATGCATTTATGACTACATTAACTAGTCATGGACCATTTGAAATGCCCGATAATAAAAAATATTTAGATTTACCAAAAGAACTAGATGAAGATATGTTAGGTGCATATTTTCAAAGCGTAAGATATACCGATGAAGCTATAGGAAAATTCTTAGATGCATTAGAAAAAAATAATCAATTAGATAATACTGTTGTTATGATTTATGGAGATCACTGCGGAGTTCATAAATTTTATGAAGAAGATATAAAAAATTCTCCTTTAGAGGGTAATTGGTGGAAAGATAATCATAAAAACATACCATATATAATATACTCTAAAGATTTAAAACCAGAAGTAATATCTAAAGCAGGTGGGCAATCCGACTTTCTACCAACAATATCTTATTTACTTGGAATAAACAGAAATGAATTTGAAAATAGTTCTATGGGAAGAGTATTAGTAAATACAGAAAGAAATACTACAATTTTAAATTCTGGTAATATTATAGGTACTCCAAAAGATGAAAGTGAACTTAATCATTTAAAAAATTCATTTAAAATAGCTGATACTATAATTGAAAAAAATTATTTTAAAAATTATAATTAA
- a CDS encoding AbgT family transporter, translated as MENKKGKFGILTWIEKIGNALPHPTTLFIIFCAALMIISHIAYLAGVNVSYEGIDRKTMELKEFTVGVVSLLTPEGIRYMFTSAINNFTSFAPLGTVLIALLGVGVAEGSGLISTLLRKLVTSTPKRFITMVVVFAGVVSSIASDAGYVVLIPLGAVIFRSFGRHPLAGIAAAFAGVSGGFSANLLPGPTDALLGGITTEAAKISQAGYDVQITSNWYFLIASTFLITIIGTIVTEKIVEPRLGKYKGNKEKEQVIKISKEEKRGLLFAGIAFLLTLIFLAILIVPSNGILRNPETAEVLKSPFMDSIVVIIAIVFLIPGVAYGIGARTIKNDKQVIDLMGKSMSTMGGYIVLVFFAAQFVAYFAYSNLGTIIAVKGANFLQATGIQGIPLLIGFIVVASFINLFMGSASAKWAIMAPIFVPMLMGLHYSPELTQMAYRIGDSTTNIISPLMNYFALIVAFAEKYDKESGVGTLISTMVPYSIAFLIGWSMLLIFWFVFKLPLGPGVSMMM; from the coding sequence ATGGAAAATAAAAAAGGTAAGTTTGGGATACTTACATGGATAGAGAAAATAGGTAATGCACTTCCACACCCTACTACACTATTTATAATATTTTGTGCAGCCTTAATGATAATATCTCATATTGCTTATTTAGCAGGTGTTAATGTAAGTTATGAAGGAATTGATAGAAAAACTATGGAATTAAAGGAATTTACTGTTGGAGTAGTAAGTCTTTTAACACCAGAAGGTATTAGATATATGTTCACAAGTGCAATTAATAATTTTACAAGTTTTGCACCATTAGGAACTGTATTAATTGCATTATTAGGAGTTGGAGTTGCTGAAGGTAGTGGATTAATTTCAACATTATTAAGAAAATTAGTAACAAGTACACCAAAAAGATTTATAACTATGGTGGTTGTATTTGCTGGAGTAGTTTCTAGTATAGCTTCTGATGCAGGGTATGTTGTGTTAATACCATTAGGAGCAGTTATATTTAGAAGCTTTGGTAGACATCCCTTAGCTGGTATTGCAGCTGCATTTGCAGGGGTATCAGGTGGATTTAGTGCTAATTTATTACCAGGTCCAACGGATGCTTTATTGGGAGGTATTACAACTGAAGCAGCTAAAATATCTCAAGCAGGATATGATGTTCAAATTACATCAAATTGGTATTTCTTGATAGCATCAACATTCCTTATAACAATTATAGGTACTATAGTAACTGAAAAAATAGTTGAACCTAGACTTGGTAAATATAAAGGAAATAAAGAAAAAGAACAAGTTATAAAGATTAGTAAAGAAGAAAAAAGAGGACTATTATTTGCAGGTATTGCATTTTTATTAACATTAATTTTCTTAGCAATTTTAATAGTACCATCTAATGGAATATTAAGAAATCCAGAAACAGCAGAAGTTTTAAAATCTCCATTTATGGATTCTATAGTTGTTATAATTGCAATAGTATTTTTAATACCAGGTGTTGCATATGGTATTGGCGCTAGAACAATTAAGAATGATAAACAAGTTATTGATTTAATGGGAAAGAGTATGTCTACAATGGGTGGATACATAGTATTAGTATTTTTTGCAGCTCAATTTGTTGCTTACTTTGCTTATTCTAATTTAGGAACAATAATAGCAGTAAAAGGAGCAAATTTTTTACAAGCTACAGGAATACAAGGTATACCATTATTAATTGGATTTATAGTAGTTGCTTCATTCATAAATTTATTTATGGGATCAGCATCAGCTAAATGGGCTATTATGGCGCCTATATTTGTCCCTATGTTAATGGGATTACATTATTCCCCTGAATTAACTCAAATGGCATATAGAATAGGAGATTCTACAACTAATATAATTTCTCCACTTATGAATTATTTTGCTTTAATAGTAGCTTTCGCAGAAAAATATGACAAAGAAAGTGGAGTAGGAACACTTATATCGACAATGGTACCATATTCAATAGCATTCTTAATAGGTTGGAGTATGTTATTAATATTTTGGTTTGTATTTAAATTACCATTAGGACCTGGAGTAAGTATGATGATGTAA